The Paenibacillus sp. BIC5C1 DNA segment TTCGTTAGTATCATTCTTGTCTCCGTGCTCATTCTATGGACATCAATTCATATGTCGACCAAGCTGTTTACCGAGACGTTCAGTATTACGAACTCCAAGGTACTTAGCCAGATCAAAACGAACTTTGAATCTTTTAACGATGCGATTGCTGCTGTGTCCAACAATGTTAGCCAAAGCGGGGCAATCCGGGGTTATCTGTCTGAGGGGGAGGGGGACTCCCTCACGATGGCAAAATCCTACTACAACATGAGGGAAACGATGGACCGGATTCAATCGATTACAGAGTCCTATGAAGTCGGTATTACGATTAGCGGTATAAATGGGCGTACGTATTCCACAGATCGGTCGCATCTTCGTTTATCAGCGGATGAATTGAAAGAGCAGCCGATTACGCTGGAAGCAGCGGCCAGTCCAAATCGAATCATATTTGACGACTATCAGACGAATGATGACACTGCCCAGCAGATGATCTCAGCGACCAAGGCATTGACCGATCGTGCCCAAAACCGACTCTACGGTACGTTGTATGTCACTATGAGAGAAAACGCGTTTCGTCAGTTCTACAGCAGCTTCACAAGCAGAGGCAACGATGTGGTTATTCTGAATGATGCTGGTGAGATTGTATCGTCCAATCGTGAAGAATGGATTGGTACCACTCAACTCGAATTGCTGACCTATGCCAGAGAAATGAATAACGAAAGTGTAAAAGGTGTAAATGCACGGGTCATGGATCAGGATAGCGTGGTGCTGTCCGAGTATTTGCCATTTTATCGATTTTATATCGTAAACGTCGTCGATAAGGATCTCGCGATGGGACAGCTGGTTGACATGAAGACGATTGCTCTGATCTGTGCAGCCATTGTAGCAGCAGCGCTCATACTCGTGTTTCTTATTACGAATCAGATCACCAAGTCGCTGCGCAGACTTGTGAAGCAAATGTCCAATATAACCAAAAGTGATCTGGACAACTATATACCAGTCAGTGGAAGTTATGAGAGTCGACAGTTAGGTCATGCCTATAACTACATGTTGGACGAACTTCATGACTATGTGGACCAGTTGGTGCTTACACAGCGGGAACAACGAAATGCCGAGCTAGCGGCGCTGCAGAGCCAGATTAATCCTCATTTCCTTTACAATACACTGGCTTCTGTCAAAGTCCTGGTTCAGCAAGGCAACAAGGATAGGGCTGCCGAAACCATTAATGCGTTGATCTCCTTATTGCAGAATACAATTAGTAATGTGAGTGAGACGATCACGGTGGAGCAGGAAGTCGAAAACCTGAAAAACTATGTATTCATTAATCATGTCCGTTACGGAGGACGCATCAAAGCAGCCTTCTACGTAGCTCCCGATTGTACGCATTATCATGTGCCCAAACTGGTAATTCAGCCTTTTATCGAGAATGCCTTTTTCCATGGGTTTATTTCCAAAGAAACAGGCACCATTCATGTAATGGTCTCCAGAGCCGGAGAGTCATTGATATGCGAGATTATGGATAACGGGGACGGAATCGAAGGATTCTCCATGGGGGAATCGCTTCCCAATCCGAAGAATAATCGGCAATTGTTTAGTGGTATAGGTATCCGGAATGTACATGATCGCATAGAGCTATTGTACGGGGCACCTTATGGTGTAACCATAATGAGCAAACCGGGAGAGGGTACAAGGGTTACTGTTACACTCCCCTTGATTACGAGCTAAGCAATAGGATTGGATTGAATGCAATGGGGTTATTTTAAGTGGTAGTGGATTTTAATAGAAGGTCTTTCTGTTTTGTCAAAGACAACACGGGAGGGCCTTTTTGGTGCTTAGCGTCTAAGAATGTAGACTGACTTGTAAAATATTCAGATCAAAAAAGCGCAAAATCAAAAGAAATTACAAAAAAACAAATTTAATGCAAGCGGTTTCTGTAAAGGTTTTCATTGTGGCAATAAGATGACAAATCCACACAAAATTATTACTAACGAATGAAGATTTGGGAATGATAAGATGACTATATCGAAAGCAACCGCTTTCAGAAAACGCAAACAAATTACACACAAAGAGGTCGAAGGGGAGTTGAATCGTTTGAAAAAAATGTGGGTGTTGATGCTCGTTACTGTCCTGCTGTTGTCTGCATGTTCTTCCGGTGGTGGAGGGAACACGGCAAGTGAGGGTGAAAAAACCTCTAATGAAATTACGATCTGGGCTTGGGATAAAGCTTTTAACGTCGCTGCATTAGAAACAGCAAAAGAAGCTTATCAAAAACAAAATCCTGATCTGAAAATCAACATCATTGAATATGCACAAGCGGATATTATCCAAAAGCTGAATACAGGTTTGAACTCGGGAACAAGCAGCGGCCTACCGAACATCGTTCTGATTGAAGATTACCGTGCGCAAAGTTTCCTGAACGCTTACCCTGATGCGTTTAAAGATATGTCTTCTACAATTAAAGCTTCCGATTTCGCAGAGTACAAACTGGGACCAACCGCTTTTGACGGCAAACAGTTTGGTGTTCCGTTTGACTCTGGTGTAACAGGTCTCTACTACAGAACAGATTTGCTGGAGCAAGCAGGCTACAAAGCAGCTGACCTTCAGGACATCACATGGGATGATTACATCAAAATCGGTAAAGATGTAAAAGCCAAAACGGGCAAAGATTTGATTACACTTGATCCTAATGACTTGGGTCTGATCCGTATGATGATTCAATCCGCAGGTTCATGGTATTCCAAAGAAGATGGCAAAACACCTGATCTGGCTGGCAATGCAGCACTGAAAGAAGCATTTGTAACCTACAAAGCAATGATGGACGCAAATGTCGTTAAGCTGAACTCCGACTGGAGCCAATTCGTGGCAGCATTCAACAATGGTGATGTAGCTACCATTCCTACAGGAAACTGGATTACACCATCTGTTCGTCAAGAAGCTTCCCAATCCGGCAAATGGGCGGTAGCACCGCTTCCTAAAATGGCTGGACAATCAAATTCCGTACATGCATCCAACTTGGGTGGTAGCTCTTGGTACGTCATGAACAATGTTGCTGGTGCAGACCAAGCTGCTGATTTCATGGGTAAAACATTCGGCTCAGACAAACAATTGTATCAAGATTTGCTGAACAACATTGGTGCGATTGGCACGTACAAACCGGCAGCAGAAGGCGAAGCGTTTGACAAAGCCGATGAGTTCTTCGGTGGACAAAAAGTGTTTGCTGATTTTGCAAAATGGACACAAGAAATTCCTAGCGTTAACTACGGTATCAACACATATGCCATCGAGGACATTCTGGTTGTTGAAATGCAAAACTTCCTGAACGGCAAAGCGATTGATGACGTTCTGGCTGATGCACAGAAACAAGCTGAAGCACAATTAAACTAAGATGATCCACGGTAACTTATAGAACCCAAGGAAGCATCGGAGCCGTTCCACTGTCTGGCATAAGCAACAGCCGACCCGGACATGGTGGAAGGCTCCCTGGGTTCTATCCATGTTACACGGAGAGAGAGAGGAGCCATACTGTGAAAGCCAAAGCCATGAATACAGGAGACAGTCTCCAAAAGAAAAATAATTTGACTGGATGGGCTTTTATATCGCTCGCTGTTATCGGGATCGTTGCATTTTACTTCTATCCGATGCTGCAAGCGCTGCTCTTGTCGTTCAAGTCTGGTGTAGGAGCCAATCTTGAATTTACGGGCCTAGCTAACTATAAAAGATTATTTATTGATACAACGTTCCGTACTGCTGTATCCAATACATTTCTATACTTGATTATTCAAGTGCCTGTCATGATTATTCTCGGTTTGTTTATTTCCGTTTTATTGAATGACAGTACGTTGCGCTTCCGCAGCTTCTTCCGTACTGCCATCTTCCTGCCTTGTGTAACCTCATTGGTTGCGTACTCTGTCGTATTCAAATATCTGTTCTCTTCTGACGGAATGGTTAACCAATTCCTGATGAATCTACACGTGATTGCTGAACCGATTCAATGGATCACTGACCCGTTCTGGGCTAAAATTACGATTATAATCGCCGTTACTTGGCGTTGGACCGGATATAACATGATTTTCTATCTGTCATCTCTTCAGAACATTGATCAGTCAATCTATGAAGCTGCACGGATTGATGGCGCGAATGCATTCACGCAATTTTTCAAAATTACCGTTCCATTGCTTAAACCGATTATCCTGTTCACCTCCATTACATCGACGATCGGTACTTTGCAAATTTTCGATGAGATTATGAACATCACCAAAGGTGGTCCGGGTAATGCGACGATGTCCATCTCCCAGTACATCTATAACCTTTCGTTCAAATATTCACCGGACTTCGGATATGCGGCAACCGTTTCGTATTCCATCGTGCTGATGATTATCGTATTGTCCATTATCCAGTTCAAAGTGGCAGGTGAGAGAAATGGCTAAAGCAAAAGCAAAACGTATATTCACATATGTCTTTCTGTCCATCGTTGCATTTGTGTCCATCTTCCCGTTCTTCTGGATGCTTGTCAGTTCAACCAATGCTTCTGTAGATGTCACCAAAGGCAGACTGCTTCCTGGATCGGCTTTCCTTGATAACTTCAGCAAATTGCTGGATTCGACCAATCTGGTACAGGCTCTTGGAAATTCTGCGATTGTTTCCGTTATTTCCACGATTCTTGCTCTGCTGATTGGTTCCCTGGCAGGTTATGGATTCGAAGTATACCGGACGAAATCACGTGATATCGTATTTAACATTCTGTTGCTGTCCATGATGATTCCGTTCGCAGCGCTCATGGTTCCTTTATACCGAATGTTTGCTACGATCTCTGGCTTTGCACCGTTTATTGGAATCAACACCATGGCTGCCGTTATTTTGCCAACGATTACGACAGCATTCCTGATCTTCTTCTTCCGTCAGAACACCAAAATGTTCCCGAAAGAGATGCTTGAAGCTGGCCGAATTGATGGTCTGAGCGAAATTGGCATCTTCCTGAAGATCTACATGCCAACGATGAAAACAACATATGCAGCAGCTGCGATCATCACATTCATGAGCAGCTGGAATAACTACCTGTGGCCGCTCGTGGTGCTGCAAACGCCAGACCAACAGACGATTCCGCTGTTAATCTCGAACCTCGGTTCCAGTTATTCACCGGATTATGGTGTCATCATGACCGCCATCGTCATCGCGACATTACCGACAGCCCTTGTATTCTTCATTATGCAAAAACACTTTGTCGCAGGTATGGTTGGTTCCGTCAAATAATGCATCATCAACAAATCGTCTGAATGGACGTTAATGTAGAAGAGAAAGAAGAGGGCGCCTGACATGGTGTTCCTCTGTCTTTCTGTTTGTTTATGTTTGTTTCCTAAAAGGAAAATAAGAATCTGTACTGAATAAGTAATAAATATATTTGTTTCAAGAGGGAGAGAGAGCCGAATGAAAGCAACACATGCAGATATTAACTGGCTGGGCGATGTAAGCATTTTTGAAGTAAACCGCCTTAACGCTTACTCAGATCATCGCTATTACCGTACTATGGAAGAAGCGAAAGCATCCGGTGCGATGGCTATGCGCTACAATCTTAACGGAACATGGAAATTTAATTATGCCATCCGTCCGGATAGCCGTCCTGAAACTTTTTACAAGCAGGACTTTTCCAGTGATGGCTGGGATGATATTGAAGTGCCGGGCCATATCCAGCTCCAAGGGTACGGTCAGATCCAATACGTAAATACGCAATATCCTTGGGATGGCTTAAACGATCTGCGTCCACCTGCATTGCCTCAGGACCAAAACCCGGTAGGTAGTTATATGCGCACATTCCATTTACCAACAGGCTGGCAGAACAGTCCGGTATATATTTCGTTTCAGGGTGTAGAATCTGCATTCTATGTGTGGCTTAACGGACAGTTTGTTGGATATGGGGAAGACAGCTTTACACCATCCGACTTTGATCTGACACCATTCCTACAGGACGGAGAGAATAAACTGGCTGTGGAAGTGTATCAACGCAGCACAGGCAGTTGGTTGGAAGATCAGGATTTCTGGCGGTTCTCCGGCATTTTCAGAGATGTGTATTTGTATACTGTGCCGGCAGCACATATTCGCGATGTGCGGGTTGTGACGGATCTGGACAAGTCTTATAGCAATGGTACGTTGAACGTGGATCTAAAACTTGAAGGAAAAGCCGCTGTCGGAGCCAAAGTGGAAGCTGAACTGCGGGATGCAGAAGGCAACACGGTGAAAACATTTGGTGGTATCGAAGTTACTAATGGTCTGGCGAGTCTTCGTGAGGAGGTTGGCCAAGTAAACCTGTGGAGTGCGGAGATTCCTTACCTATATCGTCTGTTCATTCAAGTATATGATGCAGCAGGTGAACTGTTGGAAGTTGTACCTCAGGCCGTTGGCTTCCGTACATTTGAAATGATCGATAAAGTAATGCACATCAACGGTAAACGTATTGTTTTCAAAGGGGTAAACCGTCACGAATTCAATCCGCGCCGCGGACGTGCTGTAACCAAGGAAGACATGCTGTGGGATGTTCAGACGATCAAACAAAACAATATGAACGCTGTTCGTACATCTCACTATCCAAACCAAAGCCTATGGTATGAACTGTGTGATGAATATGGATTGTATGTGATTGATGAAATGAACCTGGAGACGCACGGATCATGGCAAAAACTGGGTGCAGTTGAGCCCTCATGGGTTATTCCTGGCGACCGTCCAGAGTGGCATGATATCGTTATGGATCGTGCGGTGTCGATGGTGGAGCGAGATAAAAACCATCCATCCATTCTGATCTGGTCTTGTGGTAACGAGTCTCATGGTGGTGAAGTGATCTATAAAGTGTCTCAGTATTTTAAAACAACAGATCCGACTCGTCTCGTCCACTATGAAGGGGTTTTCCACGATCGTCGCTTCAACGATACGAGTGATATGGAATCACGGATGTATGCCAAACCGGCGGACATTGAGGAATTTTTGAACGCGAATCCGGAAAAGCCATACATTAGCTGTGAGTACATGCATGCCATGGGTAACTCCATTGGCGGTATGCATAAGTATACGGAACTGGAAGATAAATATCCGATGTATCAAGGCGGATTCATTTGGGATTACATTGATCAAGCCATTTTCAAAAAAGATCGTTACGGTAAAGAGTTCCTTGCTTATGGTGGAGATTTCGGTGATCGTCCTTCGGACTATTCGTTCTGTGGAGACGGCATTGTGCATGCAGACCGCAAAGTGTCTGCCAAGATGCAGGAAGTCAAATTCCTGTATCAAAACATCAAGCTGTTCCCGAATCGGGAAGGTGTGAAAATCGTTAACGATAATTTATTTGCTGACACATCTGAATTGGAACTGGTATACAGTCTGGATCGTGAAGGTCACGAAGTGCTGCGTGGAACGCTGGAGGTAAACGTGGGCCCACAAAGCGAGACCGTTGTGAAACTTCCACTTGATGTGGAATCTCTTGCTGGTGGGGAATATGCAGTAAATACCGCGTTTGTATTAAAAGCAGCAACATTGTGGGCAGAAAAAGGCGAAGAAGTTGCCTTTGGACAGTTTGTATTTGTTCAGGACAAGTCGGAAACTGTTGCGTCGGATCTAAACCTGATAAATGAAATTCAGGTCGTTGAAGGGGACGTTAATATCGGGGTAAGGGCAGGCCAGACCCATGTCCTGTTCTCCAAGGCTTTCGGAACTTTGGTATCTCTTAAACTGTCAGGTCAAGAGACGGTTGCACAGCCTCCAATGCCGTTGTTCTGGCGTGCGACCACCGATAATGACAAGGGTACTGCCATGGGCTTCGAGCTTGGGGCTTGGTATGCTGCAAGTCTGCTGCCTAGATGTGTGAACTGGAAAGCAGAACAAAACCCGGATCAATATCGGATCGAATTCACGTACAAACTTAATATTTCGGCAGATGTACAAGTGAAAGTCGCTTATACTGTGCGTGCAGATGGTAGTGTGCATGTGCATAATACGTATAAAGGAACGGCTGGTCTGCCAGATCTCCCGATTCATGCGCTTTCCTTCAAGACATCACCGGAGTTTGAAAATGTGGAATGGCTGGCGATGGGGCCGGAAGAAAACTATGTGGACCGCGCATTTGGCGCTCGTCTGGGTATCCATGACAGTAAGGTGGCGGATACCGTTGCTCCATATCTTGTACCGCAGGAGTCGGGTAACCGTACGGGTGTACGTTGGGCCAAATTGACCGACAACGCAGGACGTGGCTTCAAAATTGAATCAGCTGCAGCTCCAGTCGAGCTGAATGTATCCCCATATACGGCATTTGAGCTGGAGAATGCACAACATGCGTATGAGCTGCCTCCGGTGCATTATACGGTTGTAACGATAGCCGGCAAACAAATGGGCGTAGGTGGCGACGATAGCTGGGGCGCACCGGTTCATCCGGAGTACCGCATCGCCTCGGACGGCGAACTGCAATTTGAATTTGTCATTCGTGCGCTGCAATAACGCAGTATGAGCTGTATAAGAAGTAGCTAGAGGCAGGGGTCTCCGCAAGTTGGGGGCCTCTGTTTGCTGTTTTCAGATGGTGAGCTATGAAACCGCTACCGTATCTGTCTCGTACTGTACTGGACATGGATAAAGGAGGGGCTTATTTTGAGCAGAAAAGCAAAAACAGGTGTATGGGTAACGATTCTCGTCATACTAGGCATCATCGTGGGATGCTTAATCTGGTATTTCAACACGGCTTCAGGTGAACGTGCGCTGAAAACGATGCGATCCAACAACTCCGGGGGTCTGGAGCGTGTGGTTAAAGTCTACAGTGACTCGGGAGAGTTGATTCAGACATATGAAGGTAAGATTGATTTGCAAGATACGGAATACGGGAACAAAGTACTTTTTGATCTAGATGGTAAACGGATTGTGATCTATAACGCGACAGTGATTAGTGAAGAGAAGTAAATGAGGGGTGATGTGGAGAGTGTAGACGGGTTCATTACGATGACACTCTTTTTCTCATATGGTAAAATTAAGGGAATTGAGTGGAGTGGAGTGGAGGAGGGGAAATCTTGGGCAATGCTGCTTTAATCATATTCTTTGCCATTCTTGGAATGGCTGTTTTCTATAGTACAGTTGCCTATTTCCTGATTCGGATGATTTCCAAAAAGGCATTCAAACGAAATTTGGACAGATACCAGATTACACAGATTATCATGCTGATGGCGATTGGTTTGATGATCATTCAATCCGTGAGATATCAGTCCTGGAATATGGCTTTGCCTGCCCTTGGATTATTGATGCCGCTGTTGAGTTTGAATGTATCCATGCGCAGGAGAAGAGAATCCAATAAGGTGGATTGAGGGAAGAAACATGCCTCTACTGCCTGACGTTGTTTGCATCGGATGAATTAGCTAGAAGAGAGGGCGTGTGCCATGATACTGGATAAATCAACCGACACCTCTGGATTAACGCAGGTAGCCGCTCTTTCGGATGAATTGCAGCCTGTGTTTCATAAAGCTGAAAGTAAGTATCAAGCGTGTGACATTGAGCTGTTTTTTGTTTTCAGATGTCTGCCTGAAGAATATGAGAGAAAATCGACGGTCAGATATGCGAAGAAGGACAATACGATTTATTTTGATATGACGGTCAGTGAGGATCAGTATAAAACGTTCAGTAAAAGCAGACAGCGATATGAGCTGAGTCATTATTTCTATGCTTTTCTGAGAGACAAACTGAAGAAATATAAGATCGAACACTTGATTCATACGGAATTTATGAATGGCATGGAAGAATGGCTTAAAGATATTGGATGGTTACCATCTGAATTTGAGGCCAGTATGGATGAGTATTGTATTGGGGATAGGCTTTTCTGAGGGTAACGGTTTTTTAATTGGTTAATGCGGTACTGGTACATAATAATGCTAACGAAAAAGAAGCCCTCTTTCGGGGGCTTCTTTTTCGTTAGTCTATTATTTTCGGTGTCGCTCTCATTTTGGTGTTTGTTTCTTGTTAGAGTTATTATAAAAGGTCATATACTAACTATAAAACATAGTTGAAAGAAATTATTACTAATGTTAGTTAATTAGTGAAAAATCAACACTAAGGCCTGAAAACATAATTTTCTGAATATTTCAGTGATTCAAGGAACGGAGAGAAATGAATACATTTTTTATTCTACTACTCCCTTAGTTCAGTGGCAGATTACCAAAGGAAAGTTTGGAATCGGCGGTTCGATTCCGTCAGGGAGCATACTTTCAAATAAGTCATCAAAACTAATTTAGGGAGTGATTGTGATGGAAACGGAGTTAAGAGGTATGGATGGTAATCTGTTGGGAAATCAACAGATAGATCAGAAAGTTGGCAACGAAAACGCAACTACTGAATTAGAAAACACGGTTACTAGTTTTGGGATTGTGAACGTCAAATCTTTTGGAGCAATAGGTGATGGACTCAGTCATCCATTGTCAACCTTTTACTTAACACTGGATTCAGCTAAATCGGTATACCCGCATGCGCAAAGTTTGACAGATGAAATTGATTGGTGCGCAATTCAAGCGGCGATGACCAAAGCAAAGGATCAAACTTACGGGCCAACCCGTGGTGGGACGGTATATATTCCTTCTGGCCGTTATATAATCAACCGAGCTTTGGTTGCTGAGAAT contains these protein-coding regions:
- a CDS encoding glycoside hydrolase family 2 TIM barrel-domain containing protein, with the translated sequence MKATHADINWLGDVSIFEVNRLNAYSDHRYYRTMEEAKASGAMAMRYNLNGTWKFNYAIRPDSRPETFYKQDFSSDGWDDIEVPGHIQLQGYGQIQYVNTQYPWDGLNDLRPPALPQDQNPVGSYMRTFHLPTGWQNSPVYISFQGVESAFYVWLNGQFVGYGEDSFTPSDFDLTPFLQDGENKLAVEVYQRSTGSWLEDQDFWRFSGIFRDVYLYTVPAAHIRDVRVVTDLDKSYSNGTLNVDLKLEGKAAVGAKVEAELRDAEGNTVKTFGGIEVTNGLASLREEVGQVNLWSAEIPYLYRLFIQVYDAAGELLEVVPQAVGFRTFEMIDKVMHINGKRIVFKGVNRHEFNPRRGRAVTKEDMLWDVQTIKQNNMNAVRTSHYPNQSLWYELCDEYGLYVIDEMNLETHGSWQKLGAVEPSWVIPGDRPEWHDIVMDRAVSMVERDKNHPSILIWSCGNESHGGEVIYKVSQYFKTTDPTRLVHYEGVFHDRRFNDTSDMESRMYAKPADIEEFLNANPEKPYISCEYMHAMGNSIGGMHKYTELEDKYPMYQGGFIWDYIDQAIFKKDRYGKEFLAYGGDFGDRPSDYSFCGDGIVHADRKVSAKMQEVKFLYQNIKLFPNREGVKIVNDNLFADTSELELVYSLDREGHEVLRGTLEVNVGPQSETVVKLPLDVESLAGGEYAVNTAFVLKAATLWAEKGEEVAFGQFVFVQDKSETVASDLNLINEIQVVEGDVNIGVRAGQTHVLFSKAFGTLVSLKLSGQETVAQPPMPLFWRATTDNDKGTAMGFELGAWYAASLLPRCVNWKAEQNPDQYRIEFTYKLNISADVQVKVAYTVRADGSVHVHNTYKGTAGLPDLPIHALSFKTSPEFENVEWLAMGPEENYVDRAFGARLGIHDSKVADTVAPYLVPQESGNRTGVRWAKLTDNAGRGFKIESAAAPVELNVSPYTAFELENAQHAYELPPVHYTVVTIAGKQMGVGGDDSWGAPVHPEYRIASDGELQFEFVIRALQ
- a CDS encoding carbohydrate ABC transporter permease, whose product is MNTGDSLQKKNNLTGWAFISLAVIGIVAFYFYPMLQALLLSFKSGVGANLEFTGLANYKRLFIDTTFRTAVSNTFLYLIIQVPVMIILGLFISVLLNDSTLRFRSFFRTAIFLPCVTSLVAYSVVFKYLFSSDGMVNQFLMNLHVIAEPIQWITDPFWAKITIIIAVTWRWTGYNMIFYLSSLQNIDQSIYEAARIDGANAFTQFFKITVPLLKPIILFTSITSTIGTLQIFDEIMNITKGGPGNATMSISQYIYNLSFKYSPDFGYAATVSYSIVLMIIVLSIIQFKVAGERNG
- a CDS encoding ABC transporter substrate-binding protein, with amino-acid sequence MWVLMLVTVLLLSACSSGGGGNTASEGEKTSNEITIWAWDKAFNVAALETAKEAYQKQNPDLKINIIEYAQADIIQKLNTGLNSGTSSGLPNIVLIEDYRAQSFLNAYPDAFKDMSSTIKASDFAEYKLGPTAFDGKQFGVPFDSGVTGLYYRTDLLEQAGYKAADLQDITWDDYIKIGKDVKAKTGKDLITLDPNDLGLIRMMIQSAGSWYSKEDGKTPDLAGNAALKEAFVTYKAMMDANVVKLNSDWSQFVAAFNNGDVATIPTGNWITPSVRQEASQSGKWAVAPLPKMAGQSNSVHASNLGGSSWYVMNNVAGADQAADFMGKTFGSDKQLYQDLLNNIGAIGTYKPAAEGEAFDKADEFFGGQKVFADFAKWTQEIPSVNYGINTYAIEDILVVEMQNFLNGKAIDDVLADAQKQAEAQLN
- a CDS encoding cache domain-containing sensor histidine kinase translates to MKKWMNAFSRLGLFPKLFLVMFVSIILVSVLILWTSIHMSTKLFTETFSITNSKVLSQIKTNFESFNDAIAAVSNNVSQSGAIRGYLSEGEGDSLTMAKSYYNMRETMDRIQSITESYEVGITISGINGRTYSTDRSHLRLSADELKEQPITLEAAASPNRIIFDDYQTNDDTAQQMISATKALTDRAQNRLYGTLYVTMRENAFRQFYSSFTSRGNDVVILNDAGEIVSSNREEWIGTTQLELLTYAREMNNESVKGVNARVMDQDSVVLSEYLPFYRFYIVNVVDKDLAMGQLVDMKTIALICAAIVAAALILVFLITNQITKSLRRLVKQMSNITKSDLDNYIPVSGSYESRQLGHAYNYMLDELHDYVDQLVLTQREQRNAELAALQSQINPHFLYNTLASVKVLVQQGNKDRAAETINALISLLQNTISNVSETITVEQEVENLKNYVFINHVRYGGRIKAAFYVAPDCTHYHVPKLVIQPFIENAFFHGFISKETGTIHVMVSRAGESLICEIMDNGDGIEGFSMGESLPNPKNNRQLFSGIGIRNVHDRIELLYGAPYGVTIMSKPGEGTRVTVTLPLITS
- a CDS encoding carbohydrate ABC transporter permease; this encodes MAKAKAKRIFTYVFLSIVAFVSIFPFFWMLVSSTNASVDVTKGRLLPGSAFLDNFSKLLDSTNLVQALGNSAIVSVISTILALLIGSLAGYGFEVYRTKSRDIVFNILLLSMMIPFAALMVPLYRMFATISGFAPFIGINTMAAVILPTITTAFLIFFFRQNTKMFPKEMLEAGRIDGLSEIGIFLKIYMPTMKTTYAAAAIITFMSSWNNYLWPLVVLQTPDQQTIPLLISNLGSSYSPDYGVIMTAIVIATLPTALVFFIMQKHFVAGMVGSVK